A stretch of Myxococcus hansupus DNA encodes these proteins:
- a CDS encoding pilus assembly protein N-terminal domain-containing protein — protein sequence MHFGMKLALVALTLVGTPVFAEEAKPAPAAQAAGETTLTLKKGGHQKLNVPGLVRVAVGDPDVADIKTEGKGVLKVTGVKAGETTLLTWAGSENKLGTYRVVVQD from the coding sequence ATGCATTTCGGAATGAAGCTGGCCCTGGTCGCGCTGACGCTCGTGGGAACCCCTGTGTTCGCGGAGGAGGCGAAGCCGGCTCCCGCCGCTCAAGCCGCTGGCGAGACGACGCTGACGTTGAAGAAGGGCGGACACCAGAAGCTGAACGTGCCGGGACTGGTCCGTGTCGCCGTGGGTGACCCCGACGTCGCGGACATCAAGACCGAGGGCAAGGGCGTGCTGAAGGTGACCGGCGTCAAGGCGGGTGAGACGACCCTCCTCACCTGGGCGGGCTCCGAGAACAAGCTCGGCACCTACCGCGTCGTCGTCCAGGACTGA
- a CDS encoding sigma-70 family RNA polymerase sigma factor codes for MRTQQRRSLVFLQQLEPGVREGYERLSGLEDALASLHAAGVSTWEGVALEEEDFLRHLAGCLPRDEDPARVLATVHGADLYLACACARGDTTAHAALERQVLPKAAASVSRLKASGVEPSEVLQQLRERLLVPEGNRPARMAEYQGSGPLAAWLRAAAVRTALNLQRTERRRAHAEEEAEAVPLASGAGAADVELAYLQRHHREDFQRALSESLKALPARERTVLRLHAVEGLSLERIGTLYQTHKSTVSRWVARARESVMEGTRQRLAERLQLTSGELHSLMRALHGELDLSLPSLLSHTGSPK; via the coding sequence ATGCGAACGCAGCAGCGCCGCTCGCTCGTCTTCCTCCAGCAACTCGAACCCGGCGTCCGCGAGGGCTACGAACGCCTCTCCGGTTTGGAGGACGCGTTGGCGTCGCTTCACGCCGCGGGCGTGAGCACCTGGGAGGGCGTCGCGTTGGAGGAGGAGGACTTCCTTCGCCACCTCGCCGGCTGTCTGCCCAGGGATGAGGACCCCGCGCGGGTGCTCGCCACGGTGCACGGCGCCGACCTCTATCTGGCCTGTGCCTGCGCGCGGGGAGACACCACGGCGCACGCCGCGCTGGAGCGGCAGGTGTTGCCCAAGGCGGCGGCCTCGGTGTCGCGGCTGAAGGCATCCGGCGTGGAACCGTCCGAGGTGCTCCAGCAGCTCCGTGAGCGGCTCCTCGTGCCCGAGGGAAACCGCCCCGCGCGCATGGCGGAGTACCAGGGCAGTGGCCCGCTCGCGGCCTGGTTGCGCGCCGCGGCGGTGCGCACGGCCCTCAACCTTCAACGCACGGAGCGCCGGAGGGCCCACGCGGAGGAGGAAGCCGAAGCGGTGCCGCTGGCGAGTGGCGCGGGCGCGGCGGACGTCGAGCTCGCCTACCTCCAGCGCCACCACCGCGAGGACTTTCAAAGGGCGCTCTCCGAATCGCTGAAGGCCCTGCCCGCGCGCGAGCGCACCGTGCTGCGGCTCCACGCGGTGGAGGGCCTGAGCCTGGAGCGCATCGGCACCCTGTACCAGACGCACAAGTCCACCGTGTCACGCTGGGTGGCCCGCGCGCGGGAGTCGGTGATGGAGGGGACGCGCCAGCGATTGGCGGAGCGGCTCCAGCTCACCTCGGGCGAGCTGCACAGCCTGATGCGCGCGCTGCATGGCGAGCTGGACTTGAGCCTGCCGTCCCTCCTGAGCCACACGGGGTCGCCGAAATAA
- a CDS encoding RtcB family protein has translation MSWKQRLEKVSEGHYTLPKTKSMKVDADLFLSDKLLWGEGPEQPGLEDSVFDQVVNAASFPGVTRVAVTPDCHLGYGVPIGTVVETDGILLPTAAGYDIGCGMVQLQTTLMAEDVADPAKRRRWIDEVTKRIAVGVGASRVQRQRRVTDRTFGDVVRHGAKALGRGNAVTERDYIPVEDDRVDIPERAFGKREQLGSLGGGNHFTEMQVDQDGRVWVMLHTGSRGFGWNIAKHFFVEGAAQLGLKSRSEDHVWLDAESPLGRDYWNLHNMAANFAVANRLIIGEAVCDALEAVFGGTAHVYYEISHNLIQKEAGRFVARKGATRAFPGGHPALKGTPWEKSGHPILIPGSMETGSAILFAEPGAEKSIYSVNHGSGRRMSRGEARRVLKQDATDQRMAEAGILLNTRQTPLDESGPCYKNLDDVLETVEMAGLARVAHRLKPVACIKGAD, from the coding sequence ATGAGCTGGAAGCAGCGGCTGGAGAAGGTCTCGGAAGGGCACTACACCCTGCCGAAGACCAAGAGCATGAAGGTCGATGCGGACCTGTTCCTGTCCGACAAGTTGCTGTGGGGGGAGGGCCCCGAGCAACCCGGCCTGGAGGACTCCGTCTTTGACCAGGTGGTGAATGCCGCCTCCTTCCCCGGGGTCACCCGCGTCGCCGTCACGCCGGACTGTCATCTGGGCTACGGAGTTCCCATTGGCACGGTGGTGGAAACGGACGGCATCCTCCTGCCCACCGCCGCCGGGTACGACATCGGCTGCGGCATGGTGCAGCTCCAGACGACGCTCATGGCCGAGGACGTCGCCGACCCCGCCAAGCGCCGCCGCTGGATTGACGAGGTGACGAAGCGCATCGCCGTGGGCGTGGGCGCCAGCCGCGTGCAGCGCCAGCGGCGCGTGACGGACCGCACCTTCGGCGACGTGGTGCGCCATGGCGCCAAGGCCCTGGGCCGGGGCAACGCCGTCACCGAGCGCGACTACATCCCCGTCGAGGACGACCGGGTGGACATCCCCGAGCGCGCCTTCGGCAAGCGCGAGCAGTTGGGCAGCCTGGGCGGCGGCAACCACTTCACCGAGATGCAGGTCGACCAGGACGGCCGCGTGTGGGTGATGCTGCACACCGGCAGCCGGGGCTTCGGATGGAACATCGCCAAGCACTTCTTCGTGGAGGGCGCCGCGCAGCTCGGCCTCAAGAGCCGCAGCGAGGACCATGTCTGGCTGGACGCGGAGAGCCCGCTGGGCCGCGACTATTGGAACCTGCACAACATGGCGGCCAACTTCGCGGTGGCCAACCGGCTCATCATTGGTGAGGCGGTGTGCGACGCGCTCGAGGCTGTCTTTGGCGGCACGGCCCACGTCTATTACGAAATCTCCCACAACCTCATCCAGAAGGAGGCGGGCAGGTTCGTCGCGCGCAAGGGCGCCACGCGGGCGTTCCCCGGTGGACACCCCGCGCTCAAGGGCACGCCGTGGGAGAAGTCGGGCCACCCCATCCTCATCCCGGGCTCCATGGAGACGGGCAGCGCCATCCTCTTCGCGGAGCCGGGGGCCGAGAAGTCCATCTACTCGGTGAATCATGGCTCCGGCCGGCGCATGTCTCGCGGCGAGGCGCGGCGCGTGCTGAAGCAGGACGCCACCGACCAGCGCATGGCCGAGGCCGGCATCCTCCTCAACACCCGCCAGACGCCGCTGGATGAATCCGGGCCTTGCTACAAGAACCTGGACGACGTCCTGGAGACGGTGGAGATGGCCGGGCTCGCCCGGGTGGCCCACCGCCTCAAGCCGGTGGCCTGCATCAAGGGCGCGGACTGA
- a CDS encoding TIGR02266 family protein: MTSPSPAARMPPAASREAELARAENELSTLEARLHEQLAQASTDASALSARLEQTRQALTKAHQAPGADPLLGEQASRLQVAAAPALDVEAPRAKALEARQAALQARRQAGSEMQALLKAHQEQTAQVVRAVAEAEAVLKRQADAARARQEAAARSQQEAAKNRQAELARAAAAARAQGHAPVPAAAPRPVAPPDGKDARRNGRVRMHTSIDMRSDSNFFTGFSLDISEGGVFIATVDAVPRGTQVELDFTLPGGRPMKVTGVVRWVREANARTPELMPGVGVQFTGLPDEVATAISSFVTTRDPMFFPD, encoded by the coding sequence ATGACCTCGCCGTCCCCTGCTGCCCGCATGCCCCCGGCTGCTTCCCGTGAAGCGGAGCTGGCTCGCGCCGAGAATGAGCTGTCCACGCTGGAGGCCCGGCTCCATGAACAACTGGCCCAGGCCAGCACGGACGCCTCCGCGCTCTCGGCCCGGCTGGAGCAGACCCGGCAGGCGCTGACGAAGGCCCACCAGGCCCCCGGCGCGGATCCCCTGTTGGGTGAACAGGCCTCCCGGCTGCAGGTCGCCGCGGCGCCCGCGTTGGACGTCGAGGCGCCTCGCGCGAAGGCGCTGGAGGCCCGGCAGGCCGCGTTGCAGGCCCGGCGCCAGGCGGGTTCGGAGATGCAGGCCCTGCTGAAGGCCCATCAGGAGCAGACGGCCCAGGTGGTTCGCGCCGTGGCCGAGGCGGAGGCCGTGCTGAAGCGGCAGGCCGACGCGGCCCGGGCCCGGCAGGAAGCCGCCGCTCGGTCGCAGCAGGAGGCCGCGAAGAACCGGCAGGCGGAGCTGGCACGGGCCGCCGCCGCGGCGAGGGCCCAGGGGCACGCCCCCGTCCCCGCGGCCGCGCCCCGGCCCGTGGCGCCTCCGGATGGGAAGGATGCCCGGCGCAACGGGCGGGTGCGGATGCACACGTCCATCGACATGCGCAGTGACTCCAACTTCTTCACGGGTTTCTCATTGGACATCAGTGAGGGCGGCGTCTTCATCGCCACCGTGGACGCGGTGCCGCGCGGCACGCAGGTGGAGCTGGACTTCACGCTGCCGGGCGGGCGGCCCATGAAGGTGACGGGCGTGGTGCGCTGGGTGCGCGAGGCCAACGCCCGCACCCCGGAGCTGATGCCGGGCGTGGGCGTGCAGTTCACCGGACTGCCGGACGAAGTGGCCACGGCCATCTCTTCGTTCGTCACCACGCGCGACCCGATGTTCTTCCCAGACTGA
- a CDS encoding cupin domain-containing protein: MSAPHRSSTVLTGRPPRWDSRRRVNPARAMESASRALDAPVPEVDKVNLAQKLALFSEHWSPKVVGELNGQHVRLARLHGPFVWHQHEAEDELFLVLHGHLRMELRERTVDVGPGEFIIIPRGVEHRPVAEEEVHVLLFEPASTLNTGDVREARTAEQLQHL, translated from the coding sequence ATGAGCGCGCCCCATCGAAGTTCAACAGTCCTCACCGGACGGCCCCCGCGGTGGGATTCCCGCCGCCGCGTGAATCCGGCCCGGGCCATGGAGTCCGCCTCGCGCGCGCTCGACGCGCCCGTTCCCGAGGTGGACAAGGTCAACCTCGCGCAGAAGCTGGCGCTCTTCTCCGAGCACTGGTCCCCCAAGGTGGTGGGGGAGTTGAATGGCCAGCACGTGCGGCTCGCGCGGCTGCATGGGCCCTTCGTCTGGCATCAGCATGAGGCCGAGGACGAGCTGTTCCTGGTGCTGCACGGCCACCTGCGCATGGAGCTCCGCGAACGCACGGTGGACGTGGGTCCCGGTGAATTCATCATCATCCCCCGCGGCGTCGAGCACCGGCCCGTGGCGGAGGAGGAGGTCCACGTGCTCCTCTTCGAGCCCGCCAGCACGCTCAACACCGGCGATGTCCGCGAGGCGCGCACCGCCGAGCAGCTCCAGCATCTCTGA
- a CDS encoding MBL fold metallo-hydrolase, which produces MRIHHLNCTTLCPPGGRLADGRKGFKGPAALTCHCLLVEGPRGLILVDTGFGLEDVKHPRPRLAPMFLDVLTRPRLNEGSTAIRQIERMGFRAEDVRDIVLTHLDFDHAGGLDDFPHARVHLLSDEYQSAFAQATPLDRRRYRPLQWMNETQWVTYPSGGDGGRWFGFECVRDLTGLPPEILLVPLPGHTLGHAGVAIQDGSGWLLHAGDAYFYHGEMAPDRYRCTPVLRAYQKLMQKDGYLRWHNMRRLRELVQRHGRDVTVFCAHDSLEFELLEERERSPDLDSPLRHFVDAQPPLHV; this is translated from the coding sequence ATGCGCATCCACCACCTGAACTGCACCACCCTGTGTCCGCCGGGTGGCCGCCTGGCGGACGGGCGGAAGGGCTTCAAGGGGCCGGCGGCGCTGACGTGCCACTGCCTCCTGGTGGAAGGTCCGCGTGGGCTCATCCTGGTGGACACCGGCTTCGGCCTGGAGGACGTGAAGCACCCGCGTCCCCGGCTGGCACCGATGTTCCTCGACGTGCTGACCCGGCCTCGGCTCAACGAAGGGTCCACGGCCATCCGGCAGATTGAGCGCATGGGCTTCCGGGCCGAGGACGTGCGCGACATCGTCCTCACCCACCTGGACTTCGACCACGCGGGCGGCCTGGATGACTTCCCGCACGCCCGGGTCCACCTGCTGTCGGACGAGTACCAGAGCGCCTTCGCTCAGGCGACGCCGCTGGACCGGCGCCGCTACCGGCCGCTGCAATGGATGAATGAGACGCAGTGGGTGACGTACCCGTCGGGTGGAGACGGGGGGCGCTGGTTCGGCTTCGAGTGCGTGCGGGACTTGACGGGCCTGCCGCCGGAAATCCTGCTGGTGCCGCTGCCCGGCCACACGCTGGGCCATGCGGGCGTGGCCATCCAGGACGGCAGCGGGTGGCTGCTGCACGCCGGAGACGCGTACTTCTACCACGGGGAGATGGCGCCGGACCGGTACCGGTGTACGCCCGTGCTGCGCGCCTATCAGAAGCTGATGCAGAAGGACGGGTACCTGCGCTGGCACAACATGCGCCGCCTGCGCGAGCTGGTGCAGCGGCACGGACGGGACGTCACCGTGTTCTGCGCGCACGACTCCCTGGAGTTCGAGCTGCTGGAGGAGCGGGAGAGGTCGCCGGACCTGGACTCCCCCTTGAGGCACTTCGTGGACGCGCAGCCGCCGCTGCATGTCTGA
- a CDS encoding sensor histidine kinase has protein sequence MARPWTFAQRAGAGFIVSLLVALVLAGTSVVALLSVRANHKARILELSRDVLDIKHLERTFNDKVVSGRAYALSGDAFFAQDMSVARERFMATYESLNSRLGDEPLATLLEAVSHAELEHEEAVQALIMEREDGVARQRLEQIFDGHVADTRRRAVDSLRTLHQEAEAKLSDGIHESLATDRSALGLSLLAGSLGLAGATMLAWTLTRKLRPLQQEAEANVERFQLLVEGVRDYALFLLDAQGRVASWNPGAERIMGYREDEILGRPSSVFYPPEAVAAGIPDKDLERALRDGRLHTEGWRVRKDGSRYLADVSITVLQDGRGRPRGFAKVTRDITERRRADRTQQLLAEAGGLFHQFQDPDQTVAELTRIMVPEVADACLLYLVTPDGDLWPRAIAHAVPEKEEWLWDSARRFPPPRDAQWGIWQVMRTGRSELNSDVSPETLAQGLGGPEHLSLVEKVGVRSYLAVPLRVGQQIRGVFVLLTSSPERRLTVTDKVFVEEVAGRAALALDNARLWSEAQEAVELIGVAAHDLGNPLNTLQLLLHRLQGLELAGGQKARNGLAAALRQTQRLGQLLHNLLDLSRLSSGKLTLDVAPVDLSELVNEVAERFSEQAADAGCTLELGTEPGLVGRWDRLRLDRVVTNLLSNALKFGKGHPVEIRVEHAGMARARLVVKDHGEGIAPEAQRRIFERFERELSGGKHSGFGLGLYIVRQLVEAHGGTIRVESVPGRGATFTMELPLVQRSADLRDSTGPSLHS, from the coding sequence GTGGCACGTCCGTGGACGTTCGCGCAGCGCGCGGGCGCCGGCTTCATCGTCTCGCTGCTGGTGGCGCTGGTGCTGGCGGGAACGTCCGTGGTGGCGCTGCTCTCCGTGCGGGCCAATCACAAGGCGCGCATCCTGGAGCTGTCCCGGGACGTGCTGGACATCAAGCACCTGGAGCGGACCTTCAACGACAAGGTGGTGAGTGGTCGGGCCTACGCCCTGTCGGGTGACGCGTTCTTCGCCCAGGACATGTCCGTCGCGCGTGAGCGCTTCATGGCCACCTATGAGTCGCTGAACAGCCGGCTTGGCGACGAACCCCTCGCCACGCTGCTGGAGGCGGTCTCCCACGCGGAGCTGGAGCATGAGGAGGCCGTGCAGGCGCTCATCATGGAGCGGGAGGATGGTGTCGCGCGCCAGCGCCTGGAGCAGATTTTCGACGGGCACGTCGCGGACACACGGCGCCGCGCGGTGGACAGCCTGAGGACGCTCCACCAGGAAGCCGAGGCGAAGCTGTCCGATGGCATCCACGAAAGCCTGGCAACGGACCGGAGCGCGCTCGGGCTGTCGCTGCTCGCGGGGAGCCTGGGGCTGGCGGGCGCGACGATGCTGGCGTGGACCTTGACGCGCAAGCTGCGGCCTCTCCAGCAGGAGGCGGAGGCCAACGTGGAGCGCTTCCAACTCCTCGTGGAGGGTGTGCGCGACTACGCGCTCTTCCTGTTGGATGCACAGGGCCGGGTGGCGAGTTGGAACCCAGGGGCGGAGCGCATCATGGGCTACCGCGAGGACGAAATCCTGGGCCGGCCCTCCAGCGTGTTCTACCCGCCCGAGGCGGTGGCGGCGGGGATTCCGGACAAGGACCTCGAGCGGGCCCTGAGAGACGGACGGTTGCACACCGAGGGCTGGCGGGTGCGCAAGGACGGCTCGCGTTACCTCGCGGACGTCAGCATCACGGTGCTTCAGGACGGCCGCGGGCGGCCCCGGGGCTTCGCCAAGGTGACGCGCGACATCACCGAGCGCCGGCGCGCCGACCGCACGCAGCAGCTCCTGGCGGAAGCAGGTGGCCTGTTCCACCAGTTCCAGGACCCGGACCAGACCGTGGCCGAGTTGACGCGCATCATGGTGCCGGAGGTGGCGGATGCGTGCCTGCTCTACCTGGTGACGCCGGACGGCGACCTGTGGCCTCGAGCCATCGCGCATGCGGTGCCGGAGAAGGAGGAATGGTTGTGGGACTCTGCGCGCCGCTTCCCGCCTCCGCGTGATGCGCAGTGGGGCATCTGGCAGGTGATGCGCACGGGGCGTTCCGAGCTCAACAGCGACGTCTCGCCGGAGACGTTGGCGCAGGGGTTGGGAGGGCCCGAGCACCTGTCCTTGGTGGAGAAGGTGGGCGTGCGTTCCTACCTGGCGGTGCCGCTTCGGGTGGGGCAGCAGATCCGGGGCGTATTCGTCTTGCTCACGTCCTCGCCGGAGCGGCGCTTGACGGTGACGGACAAGGTCTTCGTGGAAGAGGTCGCGGGCCGAGCCGCGCTCGCATTGGACAATGCGCGGCTCTGGAGCGAGGCACAGGAGGCGGTGGAGCTCATCGGCGTGGCGGCGCACGATTTGGGCAACCCGCTGAACACGTTGCAGTTGTTGCTGCACAGGCTCCAGGGCTTGGAGCTGGCGGGAGGCCAGAAGGCGCGCAATGGACTGGCGGCGGCGCTGCGGCAGACACAGCGCCTGGGGCAGTTGCTGCACAACCTGTTGGACTTGTCGCGGCTGTCGTCGGGGAAGCTGACGCTGGACGTGGCGCCGGTGGACCTGTCGGAGCTGGTGAATGAGGTGGCGGAGCGCTTCTCCGAGCAAGCGGCGGATGCGGGTTGCACGTTGGAGCTCGGCACGGAGCCGGGGCTGGTGGGCCGGTGGGACCGGCTGCGATTGGACCGGGTGGTGACGAACCTGCTGTCCAATGCGCTGAAGTTCGGCAAGGGGCACCCGGTGGAGATTCGGGTGGAGCATGCGGGCATGGCGCGAGCACGGCTGGTGGTGAAGGACCACGGCGAGGGCATCGCGCCGGAGGCGCAGCGGCGCATCTTCGAGCGCTTCGAGCGGGAGCTCTCGGGAGGGAAGCATTCAGGCTTTGGCCTGGGGCTCTACATCGTCCGGCAGTTGGTGGAGGCCCACGGCGGCACCATCCGCGTGGAGAGCGTGCCGGGTAGGGGCGCGACCTTCACAATGGAGCTGCCGCTCGTCCAGCGAAGCGCGGACCTGCGTGACTCCACGGGTCCGTCGCTGCATTCGTGA
- the ppk1 gene encoding polyphosphate kinase 1 gives MPKRGGGSRGVTQKPSNRDALPAGPESKDTELFFNREISWMAFNDRVLQLAESPELPLLERLKFISIYARNLDEFFMIRVARLHEQIRSGVARLVPDGASPSDTLDKLHDGILEQTRRHGDAFEKVLRPALAEKGLRILSAKDLDAEQRAQVDQRFKDQIFPVLTPLAIGLGRHFPYISNLSLSLAILLRDPDADEESVARVKVPKELLPRFLPLKGNVFVPLEEVIAQHLGDLFPGMEVLSWGTFRVTRDADFTVSEDAEDLLKAVETELRERRFGDVIRMEVQAGMSPKLLEPLVEALGLEARQVYEEHGLVGLNDLQSIAFGPGFPELKDPPWTPVTQVRLRTDVDAQDGGTVMSSMRRGDLLVHHPYESFATSVERFVTEAVADPDVLAIKQTVYRTSDSSPLVPALITATERGKQAVCMVELKARFDERTNIRWANALEEAGVHVVYGIPSLKTHAKAILIVRREGDKVRHYVHIGTGNYNPKTARLYTDMGLFTTDPDIGADVADVFNYLTGFGRPKSFRKLLVAPLTMRQGLLEEIKRTVAAHTAERPSRIQMKMNALVDPGIIHALYDASRKGVKVELNVRGICCLRPGVPGVSENIRVVSVLGRFLEHSRIYIFERGPELRCYIGSADLMPRNLDHRVEILAPVEDPTLAAQVKDSLERCMADNTSSWELTADGSWRRRQPRAGEEKRWAQGEMMERAQRMAQLQVGRPLP, from the coding sequence ATGCCGAAACGCGGCGGCGGCAGTCGCGGCGTCACCCAGAAGCCCTCGAACCGGGACGCCCTCCCGGCGGGCCCGGAGTCGAAGGACACGGAGCTCTTCTTCAATCGAGAGATCTCCTGGATGGCCTTCAATGACCGCGTCCTGCAGCTCGCCGAGTCTCCGGAGCTGCCGCTGCTGGAGCGCCTGAAGTTCATCTCCATCTACGCGCGCAACCTGGACGAGTTCTTCATGATTCGCGTCGCGCGCCTGCACGAGCAGATTCGCAGCGGCGTGGCGCGGCTGGTCCCCGACGGGGCCTCTCCCAGTGACACGCTGGACAAGCTGCACGACGGCATCCTCGAGCAGACCCGGCGCCATGGCGACGCCTTCGAGAAGGTCCTCCGCCCCGCGCTCGCGGAGAAGGGCCTGCGCATCCTCTCCGCCAAGGACCTGGACGCCGAGCAGCGCGCCCAGGTGGACCAGCGCTTCAAGGACCAGATATTCCCCGTCCTCACCCCGCTGGCCATCGGCCTGGGGCGGCACTTTCCCTACATCTCCAACCTGTCGCTGAGCCTCGCGATTCTCCTGAGGGACCCGGACGCGGACGAGGAGAGCGTGGCCCGGGTGAAGGTGCCCAAGGAGCTGCTGCCGCGCTTCCTGCCCCTCAAGGGAAACGTCTTCGTGCCCCTGGAGGAGGTCATCGCCCAGCACCTGGGGGACCTGTTCCCCGGCATGGAGGTGCTGAGCTGGGGCACCTTCCGCGTCACCCGCGACGCGGACTTCACGGTGTCCGAGGACGCGGAGGACCTGCTCAAGGCCGTGGAGACAGAGCTGCGCGAGCGCCGCTTCGGGGACGTCATCCGCATGGAAGTCCAGGCGGGCATGAGTCCCAAGCTGCTCGAGCCGCTGGTGGAGGCGCTGGGACTGGAGGCACGCCAGGTCTACGAGGAGCACGGCCTGGTGGGCCTCAATGACTTGCAGTCCATCGCTTTCGGTCCGGGCTTCCCGGAGCTGAAGGACCCGCCGTGGACCCCTGTCACCCAGGTCCGCCTGCGCACGGACGTGGACGCGCAGGACGGCGGCACGGTGATGTCATCCATGCGCCGGGGTGACCTGCTGGTCCACCACCCCTACGAGTCCTTCGCCACCTCCGTGGAGCGCTTCGTCACCGAGGCCGTGGCGGACCCGGACGTGCTCGCCATCAAGCAGACGGTGTACCGCACGTCGGACAGTTCACCCCTGGTTCCCGCGCTCATCACCGCCACCGAACGCGGCAAGCAGGCCGTGTGCATGGTGGAGCTGAAGGCGCGCTTCGACGAGCGCACCAACATCCGCTGGGCCAACGCGCTGGAAGAGGCGGGCGTCCACGTCGTCTACGGCATCCCGTCCCTCAAGACGCACGCCAAGGCCATCCTCATCGTGCGGCGCGAGGGCGACAAGGTGCGCCACTACGTCCACATCGGCACGGGCAACTACAACCCGAAGACGGCGCGCCTCTACACGGACATGGGCCTGTTCACCACGGACCCGGACATTGGCGCGGACGTGGCGGACGTCTTCAACTACCTCACGGGCTTTGGCCGGCCCAAGTCCTTCCGCAAGCTGCTGGTGGCGCCGCTCACCATGCGCCAGGGGCTGCTGGAGGAAATCAAGCGCACCGTCGCCGCGCACACCGCCGAGCGCCCCTCGCGCATCCAGATGAAGATGAACGCGCTGGTGGACCCCGGCATCATCCACGCGCTCTACGACGCGTCCCGCAAGGGCGTGAAGGTGGAGCTGAACGTGCGCGGCATCTGCTGCCTGCGCCCGGGTGTCCCCGGCGTGTCGGAGAACATCCGCGTGGTGTCCGTGCTGGGCCGCTTCCTGGAGCACTCGCGCATCTACATCTTCGAGCGGGGCCCCGAACTGCGTTGCTACATCGGCTCGGCGGACCTGATGCCGCGCAACCTGGACCACCGCGTGGAAATCCTCGCGCCCGTGGAGGACCCCACGCTGGCCGCCCAGGTGAAGGACTCGCTGGAGCGCTGCATGGCCGACAACACCTCCTCGTGGGAGCTGACGGCGGATGGCTCGTGGCGCCGCCGGCAGCCGCGCGCGGGCGAGGAGAAGCGCTGGGCCCAGGGCGAGATGATGGAGCGCGCCCAACGCATGGCCCAGCTCCAGGTGGGCCGCCCGCTGCCCTGA
- a CDS encoding PPC domain-containing protein, with protein sequence MQGKLTQSLGWVFSAMLLAACGPTETAEAVDVPELAEREQGVLYPPPLPPSGNIVHSTAFMGPLNMGGSVQTQFTTQPQYLSFAFTAAAGAQVKLEVTHLGSSMYLDTGLFVYGPKNASGSYGTTVVAQDDDAGYGQLSKIASLALPQGGEYLAVVSTGTGVGKRFRLQLDCLNGNCVDPALFATCDLDVATRIEVCVQALVEEVDPVLGRPYTAAEAYAACTDATDAYHAYMENCSPVAQKPWCANGLSSFTQQMWPVCQDFYFAYYGLGRLPLGDLPLSGTLHAALAAGNGHCKEGENWCDGLLATYTVPGVGSMPQTLFRVADAVLYEALGEAADHFRFERMPDLTYAQLSEYAYAGRWFPELLQALPADLGNGTETPLVAHYHASYPVAPGAKDYHHLYVVLFPQSHKVAAFQIIQHEI encoded by the coding sequence ATGCAAGGCAAGCTGACGCAGTCTTTGGGTTGGGTGTTCTCCGCGATGCTCCTGGCCGCGTGCGGTCCGACGGAAACGGCGGAGGCCGTGGATGTCCCGGAGCTGGCCGAGCGTGAGCAGGGGGTGCTGTATCCGCCGCCGCTGCCGCCCAGCGGCAACATCGTGCACAGCACGGCGTTCATGGGGCCGCTGAACATGGGCGGCTCGGTGCAGACGCAGTTCACCACCCAGCCGCAATACCTCTCCTTCGCCTTCACCGCGGCGGCGGGCGCGCAGGTGAAGCTGGAGGTGACGCACCTGGGCAGCAGCATGTACCTGGACACGGGCCTGTTCGTGTATGGCCCCAAGAACGCCAGCGGCAGCTACGGCACCACGGTGGTGGCGCAGGACGACGACGCGGGCTACGGCCAGTTGAGCAAGATTGCGTCGCTGGCCCTGCCCCAGGGCGGCGAGTACCTGGCGGTGGTGTCCACGGGCACCGGCGTGGGCAAGCGCTTCCGGCTCCAGTTGGACTGCCTCAACGGCAACTGTGTGGACCCGGCGCTCTTCGCCACGTGTGATTTGGACGTGGCCACGCGCATCGAGGTCTGCGTGCAGGCGCTGGTGGAAGAGGTGGACCCGGTGCTGGGCCGGCCCTACACGGCCGCCGAGGCCTACGCCGCCTGCACCGACGCGACGGACGCCTACCACGCATACATGGAGAACTGCTCACCGGTGGCCCAGAAGCCCTGGTGCGCGAACGGCCTGTCCAGCTTCACGCAGCAGATGTGGCCGGTGTGCCAGGACTTCTATTTCGCCTACTACGGCCTGGGCCGACTGCCGCTGGGCGACCTGCCGCTGAGCGGCACCCTGCACGCGGCGCTGGCGGCGGGCAACGGACACTGCAAGGAGGGTGAGAACTGGTGCGACGGCCTGCTCGCCACGTACACCGTGCCGGGCGTTGGCAGCATGCCGCAGACGCTCTTCCGGGTGGCGGACGCGGTGCTGTACGAGGCGCTGGGCGAGGCGGCGGACCACTTCCGGTTCGAGCGCATGCCGGACCTGACCTACGCGCAGTTGAGCGAGTATGCGTATGCCGGCCGCTGGTTCCCGGAGCTGCTCCAGGCCCTGCCGGCGGACCTGGGCAACGGCACCGAGACGCCGCTGGTGGCCCACTATCACGCCAGCTATCCGGTGGCCCCGGGCGCCAAGGACTACCACCACCTCTACGTGGTGCTGTTCCCGCAGTCGCACAAGGTGGCGGCCTTCCAGATCATCCAGCACGAAATCTGA